The Helianthus annuus cultivar XRQ/B chromosome 16, HanXRQr2.0-SUNRISE, whole genome shotgun sequence genome includes a window with the following:
- the LOC118488030 gene encoding chaperone protein dnaJ 15-like, protein MGGSKTEGATSSSTPVIANRRDPYEVLNVSKDSSDQEIKSAYRKLALKYHPDKNANNPEASELFKEVAYSYNILSDPERRRQYDNSGFEAIDAEGMDMEIDLSNLGTVNTMFAALFSKLGVPIKTTISANVLEEALSGTVTVRPLPLGTSVNGKVEKQCAHFFSVTISEEQAQSGIVVRVTSAAQSKFKLLYFEQDYGGGYSLALQEDCEKAGKVTSAGMYFLHFQVYRMDSVVNSLAMAKDPEAAFFKKLEGLQPCEVSELKSGTHIFAVYGDNFFKTASYTIEAICANTYEDTTHKLKDIEQQILRKRTELRQFETEYRQALARFQEVTNRYTQEKQNVDELLKQRESIQSSFTVGRSLVVGSGSNTQASSNNGGIDSKNPGGDGENSHSPSEEGTSDPKSKKKWFNLNLKGDRKTG, encoded by the exons ATGGGGGGTTCGAAGACTGAAGGAGCAACCTCTTCCTCAACCCCTGTGATTGCAAATCGAAGAGACCCATATGAAGTTTTGAATGTTTCTAAAGATTCTTCTGATCAGGAGATTAAATCTGCCTACAGAAAACTTGCTCTCAA GTATCATCCTGACAAAAATGCTAATAATCCGGAAGCCTCGGAGCTATTCAAAGAGGTTGCATATTCTTACAACATCTTATCCGATCCGGAAAGAAGAAGGCAATATGATAATTCAGGGTTTGAG GCTATTGATGCTGAAGGCATGGATATGGAAATCGATTTATCAAACCTTGGAACCGTAAATACAATGTTTGCAGCATTATTCAG tAAGCTTGGAGTTCCTATTAAGACGACCATTTCAGCCAATGTTCTTGAAGAAGCGTTAAGCGGAACCGTCACTGTCAGACCCCTTCCGTTAGGAACTTCAGTTAATGGAaag GTGGAGAAACAATGTGCACATTTTTTTAGTGTTACgataagtgaagaacaagctcaATCCGGAATTGTCGTTAGAGTTACTTCAGCTGCACAAAGCAAATTTAAG CTACTTTACTTTGAGCAAGATTACGGTGGGGGGTATAGTCTCGCGCTGCAG GAAGACTGTGAGAAGGCGGGTAAGGTGACATCAGCTGGGATGTATTTCTTGCATTTTCAAGTATACAGAATGGATTCAGTTGTTAATTCT TTAGCGATGGCTAAGGACCCTGAAGCTGCTTTTTTTAAAAAGTTGGAAGGTCTTCAACCGTGTGAGGTCTCGGAACTAAAATCCGGCACTCACATATTTGCTGTTTACG GAGACAATTTTTTTAAAACAGCATCATATACAATAGAAGCGATCTGTGCCAATACATATGAGGATACAACTCATAAACTCAAGGATATCGAGCAGCAGATTTTGAGAAAAAGAACTGAGCTACGTCAGTTTGAGACAGAATACAGACAG GCTTTGGCCCGATTTCAAGAAGTGACTAACAGATACACCCAGGAAAAACAGAAT GTGGACGAGCTTCTAAAACAACGAGAAAGTATTCAATCATCGTTTACAGTAGGTAGATCTTTGGTTGTTGGTAGCGGGAGCAATACGCAAGCTAGTAGTAATAACGGTGGAATTGACAGTAAAAATCCAGGTGGTGATGGTGAAAACAGCCACAGTCCGAGCGAAGAAGGAACCTCGGATCCCAAAAGTAAGAAAAAATGGTTCAATCTTAACCTCAAAGGCGATAGAAAAACTGGTTGA